A single region of the Gossypium arboreum isolate Shixiya-1 chromosome 12, ASM2569848v2, whole genome shotgun sequence genome encodes:
- the LOC108476567 gene encoding leucine-rich repeat receptor-like protein kinase TDR translates to MSFTSLFHITMKKPPFLPSLLPFFLYLLKSSLLVFSASASPPPLPLVSLLSLKSSLKDPLSSFGDWDPTPTFSKPSFEDPVWCAWSGVKCNPKTAQVTSLDLSRRNLSGVIPPEIRYLTGLVNLNLSGNYFDGPLQPAIFKLGELRTLDISHNSFNSTFPPGVSKLRFLKVFNAYSNNFRGPLPQEFVRLRFLEQLNLGGSYFEGEIPAGYGSFTRLKLLDLAGNALQGTLPRQLGFLTQLERIEIGYNAFSGTIPVEFALLPNLKYLDISNCTLSGSLPKELGNLTKLEVLYFFKNSFIGEIPESYTKLKALKVLDVSDNQLSGTIPEGLSSLTELTWLGLMNNNLSGTIPEGIGELPNLSTLFLWNNNLSGILPQKLGSNGKLLGLDVSSNSLTGPIPPNLCYGNRLFKLILFNNMFTHEIPASLVNCTSLSRFRIQNNLLNGTIPYGFGLLTNLTFVDMSKNNFTGEIPRDLGYAPTLQFLNISENSFNVALPSNIWGAPSLQIFSASSAKLTGKIPDFIGCKNVYKIELQGNSLNGSIPWDIDHCEKLLSLNLSRNLFTGIIPWEISTLPSITAVDLSHNMLTGTIPSNFENCSTLENFNVSYNLLTGPIPSSGPIFPNLHPSSFSGNDGLCGRILAKPCPAEALSTGDMEVRNKQQQPKKTAGAIVWIMAAAFGIGLFVLVAGTRCFHANYSRRFSDDIEIGPWRLTAFQRLNFTADDVLECLSMTDKIIGMGSTGTVYKAEMPGGEIIAVKKLWGKHKDNIRRRKGVLAEVDVLGNVRHRNIVRLLGCCSNRECTMLLYEYMPNGNLDDLLHGKNKGENLVADWVTRYKIALGVAQGICYLHHDCDPVIVHRDLKPSNILLDGEMEARVADFGVAKLIQSDESMSVIAGSYGYIAPEYAYTLQVDEKSDIYSFGVVLMEILSGKKSVDSEFGDGNSIVDWVRSKIKNKNGVIDILDKNAGASCASVREEMMQMLRIALLCTSRNPADRPSMRDVVLMLQEAKPKRKMMESVVNGGNVIRVGADGTDDSLAQKATVEC, encoded by the exons ATGTCTTTCACTTCCCTATTTCACATAACCATGAAGAAACCTCCTTTTCTCCCATCTCTGCTCCCATTTTTCTTGTATTTACTGAAATCATCTCTGCTTGTCTTCTCAGCTTCTGCATCACCACCTCCACTCCCTTTGGTTTCTCTTCTGTCGTTAAAATCATCCCTCAAAGACCCTCTTTCAAGTTTTGGAGATTGGGACCCTACTCCCACGTTTTCCAAGCCTAGTTTTGAAGACCCGGTTTGGTGTGCATGGTCAGGTGTCAAGTGCAATCCTAAAACAGCTCAAGTCACGTCTCTTGATCTCTCTCGTCGCAATCTCTCTGGTGTTATTCCCCCGGAAATAAGGTATTTGACTGGCTTGGTGAACTTGAATTTGAGTGGGAATTACTTTGATGGGCCTCTCCAACCAGCTATTTTTAAACTCGGTGAACTTAGAACTCTTGATATAAGCCACAACTCCTTCAACTCAACGTTCCCGCCCGGGGTTTCTAAGCTTAGGTTCTTGAAAGTCTTCAATGCATACAGCAACAATTTCAGGGGTCCATTACCGCAAGAGTTTGTACGGTTACGGTTCTTGGAACAGCTCAATCTTGGGGGCAGCTACTTTGAAGGTGAAATACCAGCTGGTTATGGAAGCTTTACCAGGTTAAAGCTGCTTGACTTGGCAGGGAATGCACTACAAGGCACTTTACCGCGTCAACTTGGGTTCTTGACTCAGCTTGAGCGCATAGAGATTGGCTACAATGCTTTCTCAGGCACCATACCAGTAGAGTTTGCACTGTTACCCAACCTCAAGTACTTGGACATCTCTAATTGTACTCTTTCAGGTTCACTTCCGAAAGAACTCGGCAATTTAACTAAGTTAGAAGTTTTGTACTTTTTCAAGAACAGCTTCATAGGTGAAATCCCGGAGAGCTACACCAAGTTGAAAGCTCTCAAGGTCCTTGATGTATCCGACAACCAACTCAGTGGAACAATTCCAGAAGGGTTATCTTCCTTAACGGAGCTAACATGGTTGGGATTAATGAACAACAACCTTTCTGGTACAATCCCGGAAGGCATCGGTGAGTTACCAAATCTCAGCACTTTATTTCTCTGGAACAACAACCTGAGCGGCATTCTCCCACAGAAACTAGGTTCAAATGGGAAGTTGCTAGGTCTTGATGTCTCGTCGAACTCTCTCACGGGTCCAATTCCTCCAAATCTTTGCTATGGAAACAGGCTTTTCAAGCTTATCCTTTTTAACAACATGTTCACGCATGAGATCCCGGCAAGCCTTGTAAACTGCACGTCACTCTCAAGGTTCCGAATCCAAAACAACCTTCTCAACGGTACCATCCCATATGGCTTCGGACTCCTAACAAACCTGACGTTCGTGGACATGAGTAAGAACAACTTCACCGGTGAGATTCCTCGTGATCTTGGCTATGCACCAACTTTACAGTTCCTCAACATCTCCGAGAACTCTTTCAACGTCGCATTGCCGAGCAACATTTGGGGTGCCCCGAGCTTGCAGATTTTCTCGGCCAGTTCAGCCAAGCTAACAGGCAAAATCCCAGACTTCATCGGCTGTAAAAACGTGTACAAAATCGAGCTCCAAGGTAATTCTCTAAACGGAAGCATCCCCTGGGACATTGATCATTGTGAAAAGCTCTTGTCTTTGAATTTAAGCCGCAATTTGTTTACTGGAATAATTCCATGGGAAATATCGACGCTTCCTTCAATAACTGCAGTTGATCTTTCCCATAATATGCTCACTGGAACTATCCCTTCGAACTTCGAAAACTGTAGCACTTTAGAAAATTTCAATGTCTCCTATAATTTGCTAACCGGCCCGATCCCATCGTCCGGTCCAATATTTCCCAACTTACACCCTTCCTCATTTTCCGGCAACGACGGACTTTGCGGCAGAATTTTAGCGAAACCGTGCCCGGCTGAGGCGTTGTCCACAGGTGACATGGAAGTTCGTAACAAGCAGCAGCAGCCAAAGAAAACGGCTGGAGCAATCGTTTGGATTATGGCAGCCGCTTTCGGGATTGGTTTGTTTGTTCTCGTAGCTGGGACCCGTTGTTTCCACGCAAATTACAGCCGTAGGTTCAGCGACGATATCGAAATCGGACCGTGGAGATTGACCGCTTTCCAGCGGTTGAATTTCACGGCTGATGATGTGCTAGAGTGCCTGTCCATGACGGATAAGATCATAGGGATGGGTTCCACGGGAACAGTGTACAAAGCAGAGATGCCAGGTGGCGAGATCATAGCGGTGAAGAAGCTATGGGGTAAGCACAAAGACAACATCAGACGGAGGAAAGGGGTGTTGGCGGAGGTGGACGTGCTGGGGAACGTGAGGCACCGTAACATAGTGAGGTTGTTAGGATGTTGCAGCAACAGGGAGTGTACGATGCTGCTCTACGAGTATATGCCAAACGGGAACTTGGACGACTTGTTGCATGGTAAGAATAAAGGGGAGAACTTGGTGGCGGATTGGGTGACAAGGTACAAAATCGCTCTTGGAGTGGCTCAAGGTATTTGTTATCTTCACCATGACTGTGATCCGGTGATCGTCCACCGTGATCTCAAGCCCAGTAATATTTTATTGGACGGTGAGATGGAGGCCAGAGTGGCAGATTTCGGGGTTGCCAAGTTGATTCAAAGTGACGAGTCCATGTCCGTCATTGCTGGGTCCTATGGCTACATTGCTCCAG aaTATGCTTATACTCTCCAAGTTGATGAAAAGAGTGATATCTACAGCTTTGGGGTGGTGTTGATGGAGATTCTAAGTGGAAAAAAATCGGTGGATTCAGAATTTGGAGACGGAAACAGCATTGTGGATTGGGTGAGGTCTAAAATCAAGAACAAAAACGGAGTTATTGACATTTTGGATAAAAATGCAGGGGCATCATGTGCATCGGTGAGGGAAGAAATGATGCAGATGCTTAGAATTGCATTGCTATGCACCAGCCGGAACCCGGCGGACCGGCCGTCGATGAGGGATGTGGTGCTGATGCTGCAAGAAGCCAAACCCAAGAGGAAAATGATGGAGAGTGTAGTTAATGGAGGCAATGTGATTCGTGTTGGTGCTGATGGGACTGACGATTCTTTAGCACAAAAGGCTACTGTCgaatgttaa